The DNA sequence CAGCACTGAGTAAACCAAAGGCCTCTTATCATTTCTCCCAATGAAGCTCAAGATCAGACCAGTCGGAATGATTAGTTGGAAGTAAGTTCTCATCTGCTCAGGATTGTTCAATAGAGTCGTTCTATTAGAttgaaatttaaaacctaaCAGTGATGAAGTCTTCTATTGTCCTTTGGTGTTACTGTTGCTATAAATCTCAGATTTGTGTTCTAACATCCAGCATTTCACTTGCTTGCAGGGAGATACCAAGTGCGAATGGCTTCGACAACAAGTAGTTTAGTTGCAGAAAGAGTGTGGAAGGACATTCAATCGTCCCGTTCAGGTTCAGCcgctttcctttcatttttttctactCATACTCGTACTCGTACTCATCCATTTCCATTTTTATCTTTGAAATGGTGATCTTTCATTTCCGATTCCTAACTATCTTTGGGCTGTAAAATTGTATCCAATAACAAAATGTTGAACTGAAATGGAACAGTGACGGACGATCAGCTCTCTATGTTAGTAATCCTTCTCTCTCAGTTACCATTTGCAAAATTTGCATTTGTTTAATATGTTTTCGAAACTTAATTTCGACATTGATACAGCTTGAATTTCCTGtttgggaagaactttgaacGAGCAACCCGGATAGTAGATCAGAGAGGCGTCAAGAGGATTTTTGGTGAACCCAGTGGCCGCTTTGTCTTCCAGGTTTCTAATATTATCTGAaacccttcatttttttttttctacttctaTGATggcattttggggtttttattgCATTCCTCTTTTGTTTGATCTTATTAGGTGGTAGGAGAATCTAGGAGGAAGGAGGAGTACTTCTGCTTCCCAGAACATCACTGTGCTTGCTATTCGTTTTTCTACGAAGTTGTCAACAAGGGGGAACAGCTTTGTGTAGGCTCATTTTCTCCCTCACACATTGATATAGTGGGCTTTTGTGCTTTCTGTTATTCTCTTTCTGTCTCTATTCTATACTGGTGAAGTGCTTCTCAGTTGCTCCTCTTTCCAGTGCAAGCATCAGTTAGCTGCACGTCTTGCTTTATCAGTGGGTGCATGTGTGGAAGTTAAGGTG is a window from the Macadamia integrifolia cultivar HAES 741 chromosome 5, SCU_Mint_v3, whole genome shotgun sequence genome containing:
- the LOC122079594 gene encoding zinc finger SWIM domain-containing protein 7, which gives rise to MASTTSSLVAERVWKDIQSSRSVTDDQLSILNFLFGKNFERATRIVDQRGVKRIFGEPSGRFVFQVVGESRRKEEYFCFPEHHCACYSFFYEVVNKGEQLCCKHQLAARLALSVGACVEVKVSDEQLAVLLSKL